From the genome of Triticum aestivum cultivar Chinese Spring chromosome 3B, IWGSC CS RefSeq v2.1, whole genome shotgun sequence, one region includes:
- the LOC123065010 gene encoding 17.5 kDa class II heat shock protein has product MEARMFGLETPLMAALQHLLDIPDGEAGGAGNAGGEKQGPTRAYVRDARAMAATPADVKELPGAYAFVVDVPGLASGDIKVQVEDERVLVISGERRREEKEDAKYLRMERRMGKLMRKFVLPENADMEKVSAVCRDGVLTVSVEKLPPPEPKKPKTIQVQVA; this is encoded by the coding sequence ATGGAGGCCAGGATGTTCGGGCTGGAGACCCCGCTGATGGCGGCGCTGCAGCACCTGCTGGACATCCCGGACGGCGAGGCCGGCGGGGCCGGAAACGCCGGCGGCGAGAAGCAGGGCCCGACGCGCGCCTACGTCCGCGACGCGCGCGCCATGGCGGCCACCCCCGCCGACGTGAAGGAGCTGCCGGGCGCGTACGCGTTCGTGGTGGACGTGCCGGGGCTCGCGTCCGGCGACATCAAGGTGCAGGTGGAGGACGAGCGGGTGCTGGTCATCAGCGGCGAGCGCCggagggaggagaaggaggacgCCAAGTACCTGCGGATGGAGCGCCGCATGGGCAAGCTGATGCGCAAGTTCGTGCTCCCCGAGAATGCTGACATGGAGAAGGTCTCCGCCGTGTGCCGCGACGGCGTGCTCACCGTCTCCGTGGAGAAGCTGCCGCCGCCCGAgcccaagaagcccaagaccaTCCAGGTCCAGGTCGCCTGA